A portion of the Glycine max cultivar Williams 82 chromosome 10, Glycine_max_v4.0, whole genome shotgun sequence genome contains these proteins:
- the LOC100776660 gene encoding cytochrome P450 71D8-like — translation MEAQSYLLLIGLFFVLHWLAKCYKSSVSQKLPPGPKKLPIIGNLHQLAEAGSLPHHALRDLAKKYGPLMHLQLGEISAVVASSPKMAKEIVKTHDVSFLQRPHLVFGQMISYGGLGIAFAPYGDHWRQMRKMCATELLSTKRVQSFASIREDEAAKFIDSIRESAGSPINLTSRIFSLICASISRVAFGGIYKEQDEFVVSLIRKIVESGGGFDLADVFPSIPFLYFLTGKMTRLKKLHKQVDKVLENIIREHQEKNKIAKEDGAELEDQDFIDLLLRIQQDDTLDIQMTTNNIKALILDIFAAGTDTSASTLEWAMAEMMRNPRVREKAQAELRQAFREKEIIHESDLEQLTYLKLVIKETFRVHPPTPLLLPRECSQPTIIDGYEIPAKTKVMVNAYAICKDSQYWIDADRFVPERFEGSSIDFKGNNFNYLPFGGGRRICPGMTLGLASIMLPLALLLYHFNWELPNKMKPEEMNMDEHFGLAIGRKNELHLIPNVNL, via the exons ATGGAAGCTCAAAGCTACTTGTTGCTTATTGGCTTGTTCTTTGTATTGCATTGGCTTGCCAAATGTTACAAAAGTAGTGTCTCTCAGAAACTTCCACCAGGACCAAAGAAACTACCCATCATAGGGAACCTGCATCAACTAGCAGAAGCAGGTTCACTTCCACACCATGCTCTGAGAGATCTTGCCAAAAAATATGGACCCCTCATGCACCTCCAACTTGGTGAAATTTCAGCAGTGGTTGCATCCTCCCCAAAGATGGCCAAGGAAATAGTGAAAACACATGATGTTTCTTTTCTTCAGAGACCCCATCTTGTTTTTGGTCAAATGATATCCTACGGGGGATTGGGCATTGCTTTTGCTCCATATGGTGATCACTGGAGACAAATGAGGAAAATGTGTGCCACGGAGCTTCTGAGCACCAAAAGAGTTCAGTCTTTTGCTTCCATTAGAGAAGACGAGGCAGCAAAGTTTATCGACTCCATTCGCGAATCTGCTGGTTCGCCTATCAATCTCACCAGTAGAATTTTCTCATTGATATGTGCCTCAATTTCCAGGGTAGCATTCGGTGGCATATACAAGGAGCAAGATGAGTTTGTTGTGTCTTTGATCCGAAAAATCGTAGAATCCGGGGGAGGATTCGACCTTGCTGATGTCTTTCCTTCAATTCCATTCTTATATTTCCTAACTGGAAAGATGACCAGATTGAAGAAGTTGCACAAGCAGGTTGACAAGGTCCTGGAAAACATCATCAGAGAGcatcaagaaaagaacaaaattgcaaAAGAAGATGGAGCTGAATTAGAGGACCAAGATTTTATTGATCTTCTTCTCAGAATCCAACAAGATGACACTCTCGACATCCAAATGACGACTAACAACATCAAAGCTTTGATATTG GACATATTTGCTGCTGGAACTGATACTTCAGCATCAACACTAGAGTGGGCTATGGCAGAAATGATGAGAAATCCAAGAGTGAGGGAGAAAGCACAAGCTGAATTGAGACAAGCTTTTCGAGAAAAGGAAATAATTCATGAAAGTGATCTAGAGCAACTTACTTATTTGAAGTTGGTGATCAAAGAGACATTCAGGGTACACCCACCTACTCCTTTATTGCTCCCTAGAGAATGCTCTCAACCAACCATCATTGATGGCTATGAAATACCTGCCAAAACTAAAGTCATGGTAAATGCATACGCAATTTGTAAGGATTCCCAATATTGGATTGATGCTGATAGGTTTGTCCCTGAAAGGTTCGAGGGTAGTTCTATCGATTTCAAAGGGAATAACTTTAACTATCTCCCTTTTGGGGGAGGACGAAGAATATGCCCAGGCATGACATTGGGTTTAGCTAGCATTATGCTTCCACTAGCTCTACTACTGTATCACTTCAACTGGGAACTCCCAAACAAGATGAAACCTGAGGAAATGAATATGGATGAACACTTCGGATTGGCTATTGGGAGGAAAAATGAATTGCATTTGATTCCCAATGTTAATTTATGA
- the LOC100775581 gene encoding cytochrome P450 71D8-like translates to MEAQSYLLLIGLFFVLHWLAKCYKSSVSQKLPPGPKKLPIIGNLHQLAEAGSLPHHALRDLAKKYGPLMHLQLGEISAVVASSPKMAKEIVKTHDVSFLQRPHLVFGQMISYGGLGIAFAPYGDHWRQMRKMCATELLSTKRVQSFASIREDEAAKFIDSIRESAGSPINLTSRIFSLICASISRVAFGGIYKEQDEFVVSLIRKIVESGGGFDLADVFPSIPFLYFLTGKMTRLKKLHKQVNKVLENIIREHQEKNKIAKEDGAELEDQDFIDLLLRIQQDDTLDIQMTTNNIKALILDIFAAGTDTSASTLEWAMAEMMRNPRVREKAQAELRQAFREKEIIHESDLEQLTYLKLVIKETFRVHPPTPLLLPRECSQPTIIDGYEIPAKTKVMVNAYAICKDSQYWIDADRFVPERFEGSSIDFKGNNFNYLPFGGGRRICPGMTLGLASIMLPLALLLYHFNWELPNKMKPEEMNMDEHFGLAIGRKNELHLIPNVNL, encoded by the exons ATGGAAGCTCAAAGCTACTTGTTGCTTATTGGCTTGTTCTTTGTATTGCATTGGCTTGCCAAATGTTACAAAAGTAGTGTCTCTCAGAAACTTCCACCAGGACCAAAGAAACTACCCATCATAGGGAACCTGCATCAACTAGCAGAAGCAGGTTCACTTCCACACCATGCTCTGAGAGATCTTGCCAAAAAATATGGACCCCTCATGCACCTCCAACTTGGTGAAATTTCAGCAGTGGTTGCATCCTCCCCAAAGATGGCCAAGGAAATAGTGAAAACACATGATGTTTCTTTTCTTCAGAGACCCCATCTTGTTTTTGGTCAAATGATATCCTACGGGGGATTGGGCATTGCTTTTGCTCCATATGGTGATCACTGGAGACAAATGAGGAAAATGTGTGCCACGGAGCTTCTGAGCACCAAAAGAGTTCAGTCTTTTGCTTCCATTAGAGAAGACGAGGCAGCAAAGTTTATCGACTCCATTCGCGAATCTGCTGGTTCGCCTATCAATCTCACCAGTAGAATTTTCTCATTGATATGTGCCTCAATTTCCAGGGTAGCATTCGGTGGCATATACAAGGAGCAAGATGAGTTTGTTGTGTCTTTGATCCGAAAAATCGTAGAATCCGGGGGAGGATTCGACCTTGCTGATGTCTTTCCTTCAATTCCATTCTTATATTTCCTAACTGGAAAGATGACCAGATTGAAGAAGTTGCACAAGCAGGTTAACAAGGTCCTGGAAAACATCATCAGAGAGcatcaagaaaagaacaaaattgcaaAAGAAGATGGAGCTGAATTAGAGGACCAAGATTTTATTGATCTTCTTCTCAGAATCCAACAAGATGACACTCTCGACATCCAAATGACGACTAACAACATCAAAGCTTTGATATTG GACATATTTGCTGCTGGAACTGATACTTCAGCATCAACACTAGAGTGGGCTATGGCAGAAATGATGAGAAATCCAAGAGTGAGGGAGAAAGCACAAGCTGAATTGAGACAAGCTTTTCGAGAAAAGGAAATAATTCATGAAAGTGATCTAGAGCAACTTACTTATTTGAAGTTGGTGATCAAAGAGACATTCAGGGTACACCCACCTACTCCTTTATTGCTCCCTAGAGAATGCTCTCAACCAACCATCATTGATGGCTATGAAATACCTGCCAAAACTAAAGTCATGGTAAATGCATACGCAATTTGTAAGGATTCCCAATATTGGATTGATGCTGATAGGTTTGTCCCTGAAAGGTTCGAGGGTAGTTCTATCGATTTCAAAGGGAATAACTTTAACTATCTCCCTTTTGGGGGAGGACGAAGAATATGCCCAGGCATGACATTGGGTTTAGCTAGCATTATGCTTCCACTAGCTCTACTACTGTATCACTTCAACTGGGAACTCCCAAACAAGATGAAACCTGAGGAAATGAATATGGATGAACACTTCGGATTGGCTATTGGGAGGAAAAATGAATTGCATTTGATTCCCAATGTTAATTTATGA